A part of Salmo salar chromosome ssa18, Ssal_v3.1, whole genome shotgun sequence genomic DNA contains:
- the LOC123728750 gene encoding GTPase IMAP family member 7-like gives MGNFFTKNQKERKCTSESNPMRIVLLGKTGWGKSSAGNTIFGGGTEFKINSSAKSEMYKCEAKTKDINGRKLTVVDTPGFFDTNIPEEDLKPELVKCIVECAPGPHAFLIVLRVDRYGCHEEQVIEEIAKCFSPEAFKYSTVLFTHGDQLEGITIQDFVKTNDKLSELVEKCGGRCHVIDNKYWNTNQQSQYRNNQYQVTELLNTIEEMVSENGGECYTNELLQEAERLIQAEIESLRKESMGKMSEEAINKQATENVWKKLLIKLTGIATGTIVGALLGVAGAEAFVQSVLGKIPTITELGAGGLNTAITVSIAGAIVAGGAIGGKMIGAAAAENAETPGEAAKKAAEAV, from the exons ATGGGTAATTTTTTTACAAAGaaccagaaagaaagaaagtgcacttcag AGTCAAACCCAATGAGGATCGTGCTGCTGGGGAAAACAGGATGGGGCAAAAGCAGTGCAGGAAACACCATCTTTGGAGGAGGGACAGAGTTCAAGATAAACAGTTCAGCCAAGTCCGAGATGTACAAGTGTGAAGCAAAGACCAAGGACATCAATGGAAGAAAACTCACTGTAGTAGACACACCTGGATTTTTTGACACAAACATCCCTGAAGAGGATCTGAAACCTGAACTAGTGAAATGTATTGTAGAGTGTGCTCCGGGGCCACATGCCTTTCTCATTGTGCTTAGAGTGGACCGCTACGGATGTCATGAGGAACAAGTCATTGAAGAAATTGCTAAATGTTTTTCACCAGAGGCCTTCAAATATTCCACAGTTCTCTTCACTCACGGTGACCAGCTTGAAGGAATAACTATTCAGGATTTTGTGAAAACGAATGATAAACTGAGTGAGCTTGTGGAGAAATGTGGTGGCCGCTGTCACGTCATTGACAACAAATACTGGAACACCAATCAGCAGAGTCAGTACAGGAACAACCAGTACCAAGTAACAGAGTTACTCAACACCATAGAGGAGATGGTGAGCGAGAACGGAGGAGAATGCTACACCAACGAGTTGCTCCAAGAGGCAGAGAGATTAATACAAGCAGAGATAGAGAGTCTTAGGAAGGAGTCAATGGGAAAGATGTCAGAGGAAGCGATCAATAAACAGGCCACTGAAAATGTGTGGAAGAAACTCCTGATCAAATTAACAGGGATAGCAACAGGTACAATAGTGGGAGCTCTCCTTGGGGTTGCAGGGGCAGAAGCATTCGTTCAATCAGTACTTGGTAAGATACCCACGATAACTGAACTTGGGGCAGGAGGACTAAACACAGCAATAACAGTAAGCATAGCTGGAGCAATTGTAGCTGGGGGGGCAATAGGAGGGAAGATGATAGGAGCTGCTGCAGCAGAGAATGCAGAGACACCAGGAGAGGCAGCAAAGAAAGCAGCTGAGGCAGTCTGA